A single genomic interval of Helianthus annuus cultivar XRQ/B chromosome 6, HanXRQr2.0-SUNRISE, whole genome shotgun sequence harbors:
- the LOC110866007 gene encoding glutamate receptor 3.3, translating into MMSVLVWSLVLLLNLTLNLGVNGLRTHNGSAATRPAFVKVGAIFTFDSTIGKVAKVAIQQAVKDVNQNPSLLPGTMLRMDMRSSNCSGFLGMVGALQFMETDTVAIVGPQSSVVAHIISHVVNELQVPLLSFAATDPTLSNLQFPYFVRATQSDLYQMTAVAEIVDYHGWREVIAIFIDDDYGRNGVLALDDTLAAKRCRISNKVGIPPGSEYGRSEIMDALVKIALMEARVIVLHVYPDMGFLVFSVARYLGMMGDGYVWIATDWLSSYLDSSLPYPSDKMENMQGVVALRQHTPDSLKKRELVSKWRKLTRGSFGLNSYGLYAYDTVWMIAHALEAFFNQGGVVSFSNDSRLSSGGLEDLHLDALNIFDDGKLLLDNIWGSDFVGLTGHIKFGADRNLVNPAYDIINIIGTGFRTVGYWSNKSGLSTSTPEDLQVNRSRTNQELHSIIWPGEIVTKPRGWVFPNNGKVLKIAVPLRVSYKEFVSQLPGSNMSKGFCIDVFVAAVNLLPYAVPYQFVPYGNGKENPNYTELVNRIAVGVYDGAVGDIVITTNRTRIVDFTQPYAASGLVVVAPFKKMNTGAWAFLRPFSPTLWAVTAAFFLVVGTVVWILEHRINDDFRGSPKSQIITILWFSFSTLFFAHRENTASTLGRIVLLMWLFVVLIINSSYTASLTSILTVQQLSSPIKGIDTLKKSNDRIGYQVGSFAERYLVDEVGIHESRLVPLGTPDAYADALLKGSKNGGVAAIVDERPYIELFLSNQCKFRVVGREFTKSGWGFAFPRDSPLAVDLSTAILSLSENGDLQRIHDKWLIRSGCSTDNSEIESDRLHLKSFWGLFLICGIVCFIAIFIYFYQVFRRFRGATAESEGSKSRRLQTLISIIDEKKDPKDRDKKRQKVEENEIRHDSELG; encoded by the exons ATGATGAGTGTTCTTGTGTGGAGTCTTGTTTTACTTCTGAATTTGACTTTGAATTTGGGGGTGAATGGTTTAAGGACACATAATGGTTCAGCAGCAACAAGACCAGCTTTTGTGAAAGTTGGAGCCATTTTCACTTTTGATTCCACCATTGGGAAAGTTGCTAAAGTTGCAATCCAGCAGGCTGTCAAAGATGTTAATCAAAATCCCTCTCTTCTTCCCGgaacaatgcttcgaatggataTGCGCAGCTCCAATTGTAGCGGCTTTCTCGGCATGGTTGGAG CATTGCAGTTTATGGAGACCGACACAGTAGCAATTGTAGGTCCACAATCTTCAGTAGTAGCCCACATTATATCTCACGTAGTAAACGAACTTCAAGTCCCGCTCTTATCGTTCGCTGCGACGGACCCCACACTATCCAACCTCCAATTCCCGTACTTCGTAAGAGCAACACAGAGTGATCTGTACCAAATGACCGCAGTAGCCGAAATTGTAGATTATCACGGTTGGCGGGAAGTTATCGCAATTTTCATAGATGATGATTATGGAAGAAACGGGGTGTTAGCGTTAGATGATACACTAGCAGCAAAACGATGTAGGATATCGAATAAAGTCGGGATCCCACCTGGATCGGAATACGGACGGAGTGAAATTATGGATGCTTTAGTGAAAATTGCGTTGATGGAAGCTCGAGTTATCGTTCTTCATGTTTATCCCGATATGGGGTTTCTGGTCTTTTCGGTTGCGCGTTATCTCGGGATGATGGGTGACGGTTACGTTTGGATTGCTACCGATTGGCTTTCGTCTTATTTAGATTCGAGCTTACCGTATCCGTCCGATAAAATGGAAAATATGCAAGGGGTTGTCGCTTTACGCCAACACACACCCGATTCGTTGAAAAAGAGAGAGCTTGTATCAAAATGGCGAAAATTAACGCGCGGTTCATTCGGGCTAAATTCTTACGGCTTATACGCTTACGATACCGTTTGGATGATAGCACATGCTCTTGAAGCGTTTTTTAATCAAGGTGGGGTTGTTTCGTTTTCAAATGATTCACGGTTGAGTAGTGGTGGTCTTGAGGATCTTCATCTTGACGCGTTAAACATTTTCGATGATGGAAAACTGTTGTTGGATAATATATGGGGAAGTGATTTTGTCGGTCTAACCGGGCATATAAAGTTCGGTGCGGATCGAAACCTTGTTAATCCCGCGTACGATATTATTAACATAATCGGAACCGGATTTCGAACCGTTGGGTACTGGTCTAACAAATCGGGTTTATCAACATCGACCCCAGAGGATCTTCAAGTTAATCGATCAAGAACAAATCAAGAACTTCATAGTATTATTTGGCCTGGAGAGATTGTGACGAAACCGCGGGGGTGGGTATTTCCGAACAACGGGAAAGTGTTGAAAATTGCGGTGCCGCTTAGGGTTAGTTATAAGGAATTTGTTTCACAATTGCCGGGGAGTAACATGTCGAAAGGGTTTTGTATTGATGTTTTTGTTGCTGCTGTTAATTTGCTACCGTATGCGGTTCCGTATCAGTTTGTACCCTATGGAAATGGCAAAGAAAACCCGAACTACACTGAACTCGTGAACCGGATTGCAGTAGGG GTTTATGATGGTGCGGTTGGGGACATTGTTATAACCacaaatcgaacaagaatcgtgGATTTCACACAACCGTATGCTGCATCTGGGCTCGTTGTAGTGGCTCCGTTTAAGAAAATGAATACGGGTGCTTGGGCCTTTTTACGCCCGTTTTCTCCAACATTGTGGGCTGTCACAGCGGCTTTCTTTCTTGTTGTTGGTACTGTCGTGTGGATTCTAGAGCATCGGATAAATGATGACTTCAGAGGCTCTCCCAAAAGTCAGATCATAACAATCCTATG GTTCAGTTTTTCTACTCTCTTTTTTGCACATA GAGAGAACACTGCGAGTACTCTTGGACGTATAGTGTTACTGATGTGGCTTTTTGTAGTTTTAATAATCAACTCAAGTTACACCGCAAGTTTGACGTCGATTCTCACAGTCCAACAGCTATCTTCTCCAATCAAAGGGATCGATACTTTGAAAAAGTCCAATGATCGTATTGGATACCAAGTGGGGTCTTTTGCAGAGCGCTATTTGGTTGATGAAGTCGGGATTCACGAATCAAGACTCGTGCCTCTTGGAACACCTGATGCTTACGCTGATGCACTATTAAAAGGTTCGAAGAACGGTGGGGTTGCCGCCATTGTTGATGAACGCCCCTACATCGAGCTTTTCTTGTCCAATCAGTGCAAGTTTCGGGTTGTTGGGCGCGAGTTCACTAAGAGTGGATGGGGATTT GCATTTCCACGTGACTCACCATTGGCAGTGGACTTGTCAACGGCAATCCTGTCACTATCGGAAAATGGGGACCTGCAAAGGATCCACGACAAGTGGCTGATAAGAAGCGGTTGCAGCACTGATAATTCGGAGATTGAGTCGGACCGACTGCACCTGAAAAGCTTCTGGGGCCTCTTCCTTATATGTGGCATCGTATGTTTCATTGCCATTTTCATATACTTTTATCAGGTGTTTCGGCGATTTCGTGGAGCCACCGCAGAGTCAGAGGGGTCGAAGTCGAGGCGGCTTCAAACACTCATATCCATCATTGATGAGAAGAAAGACCCGAAAGATAGAGATAAGAAAAGGCAGAAAGTTGAGGAGAATGAGATTAGACATGATTCAGAACTAGGGTAg